One genomic region from Sphingobacterium multivorum encodes:
- the nadE gene encoding NAD(+) synthase, translating to MENSVNKPFFIQDENVAQYAQLMASWIAQQVKSADRKGLVLGMSGGIDCSVVACLCRLAQVDVHLVLMPYGSDMNKSKSHQHAMELIQKFDFPFHVFDIQPAVDALAIHQEQFIAEATGTNRALSLANIRPRVRMTYLYQFAQLGSRFVIGTGNMAEATVGYFTKWGDGAYDLNPLAMVTKQEVYTLAKYLGVPESIQYKSPSAGLWEGQTDEEELGMTYAQIDGFILKGTSGDPVIDEIIRKRIQQSAHKFAAVPTFKG from the coding sequence ATGGAAAATAGCGTAAACAAACCGTTTTTCATCCAGGATGAAAACGTTGCACAGTATGCACAATTGATGGCATCCTGGATTGCCCAACAGGTGAAATCGGCCGACCGCAAAGGACTTGTATTGGGTATGAGTGGTGGGATAGACTGCAGTGTTGTCGCTTGCCTATGCCGGCTGGCACAGGTGGATGTCCACTTGGTGTTGATGCCATATGGCAGTGATATGAACAAAAGTAAAAGCCATCAACATGCCATGGAGCTTATTCAGAAATTTGATTTTCCATTTCATGTATTTGACATTCAACCCGCGGTGGATGCGTTGGCCATTCATCAAGAACAGTTTATCGCAGAAGCTACCGGCACTAACCGCGCTTTGAGCCTTGCCAATATTCGTCCACGTGTTCGTATGACGTATTTGTATCAATTTGCACAATTGGGTAGTAGATTTGTTATTGGTACGGGGAATATGGCCGAAGCTACTGTAGGTTATTTTACGAAATGGGGTGATGGTGCCTATGATCTGAACCCGCTGGCAATGGTTACCAAACAGGAAGTGTATACCTTAGCCAAATATTTGGGTGTGCCCGAATCTATTCAGTATAAAAGTCCATCTGCTGGTCTTTGGGAGGGGCAGACCGATGAAGAGGAATTGGGTATGACCTATGCGCAAATCGATGGGTTTATTTTAAAAGGTACATCGGGCGATCCGGTTATAGACGAAATTATTCGTAAACGTATACAACAATCTGCCCACAAGTTTGCAGCGGTGCCTACATTCAAAGGTTAA
- a CDS encoding NUDIX hydrolase produces MTASEKKYTYDYPRPAVTVDCVIFGFDKNQLKVLLTKRAIEPFVGKWAFPGGFIQEDENADDCALRKLQEEAGLKDIFLEQLYTFSDLARDPRGRVISIAYYALVRPDAYTLEAGVDIDAVQWFGIDEKMDLAFDHKQILNTAIQRLRGKIRYQPIGFELLPEQFTLPDLHNLYETVLQRSIDRGNFRKKILSMGLLIDHSDKQKNRRARAAKIYSFDRVKYKELTESGFYFEV; encoded by the coding sequence ATGACAGCCTCCGAAAAAAAATACACATATGATTACCCAAGGCCTGCTGTTACGGTTGACTGTGTAATCTTCGGCTTTGATAAAAACCAGCTTAAGGTATTATTGACCAAACGGGCAATAGAGCCTTTTGTGGGAAAATGGGCATTTCCTGGCGGTTTTATTCAGGAAGATGAAAACGCCGACGACTGTGCGCTTCGTAAACTGCAGGAGGAGGCCGGTCTCAAAGATATTTTCCTCGAACAGCTTTATACATTTTCAGACTTAGCTCGAGATCCGCGCGGAAGAGTCATTAGTATTGCTTACTATGCACTTGTCAGGCCCGATGCTTATACGTTGGAAGCAGGGGTTGATATCGATGCGGTGCAATGGTTTGGTATTGACGAAAAGATGGATCTCGCTTTTGACCATAAACAGATCTTGAATACCGCCATACAACGGCTCAGGGGTAAAATTCGTTATCAACCGATCGGTTTTGAGCTCTTGCCCGAACAGTTTACCTTGCCCGATTTACACAATTTGTATGAAACTGTTCTGCAGCGGTCAATTGATCGGGGAAACTTTCGTAAAAAAATTCTCAGCATGGGTTTATTGATCGACCACAGCGATAAGCAAAAAAACCGGCGTGCCAGGGCTGCAAAGATTTATAGTTTTGACAGGGTAAAATATAAAGAACTGACTGAATCGGGGTTTTATTTTGAAGTATAG
- a CDS encoding nicotinate phosphoribosyltransferase: MSKNPILWTDGYKLCHKDQYPAHTEWVYETWTPRMSRIEGISHVVFFGLQGALAEITNSFDANFFAQPEEEVVAAYEEAIATVFENTNAKFAATHDSKHIRDLHRLGYLPIKVNALQEGSLVPVGVPMFTIENTHPDFFWLPGYLETQLSAFIWSPMTAATIADRYKRLLTGFAERTGDVNKVFTQAGDFSMRGMGSPETAYRTAGGHLLSFGVSATLSVREYLKSYYHAKSDVMMYTPSTEHSVMCSYGEDEVEAFRHLITTVYPSGNISIVSDTYDLWNVVDNVLPQLKDLIMAREGKVVIRPDSGDPVKIICGDAASDRSTVQKGIVERLFELFGGTTNSKGFKELDPHIGVVYGDSITVDRADKICQGLLDKGFASTNTILGIGSYTYQYVTRDTFGFALKGTAEIVNGEFKAIQKRPATDTGNFKKSQKGMVAVVFEKDDFRLIDDLTPQTVADLGERNLLETCYLNGEFVRTTRFEEIRNRLRTETIRVYGK, encoded by the coding sequence ATGAGCAAGAATCCAATACTTTGGACAGATGGTTATAAATTGTGTCATAAGGATCAATATCCAGCACATACGGAATGGGTTTATGAGACTTGGACGCCACGCATGTCTCGCATAGAAGGTATTAGTCATGTTGTATTTTTTGGATTACAGGGAGCCTTGGCCGAAATCACCAATTCATTTGATGCAAACTTTTTTGCTCAACCGGAAGAAGAGGTCGTGGCGGCTTACGAAGAGGCAATTGCAACTGTTTTTGAAAATACAAACGCGAAGTTTGCGGCGACGCATGATTCGAAACATATTCGCGACTTACATCGGCTGGGGTATCTTCCAATCAAGGTAAATGCGTTGCAGGAAGGAAGCTTGGTTCCTGTCGGCGTACCAATGTTTACGATTGAAAATACACATCCCGATTTTTTCTGGCTTCCGGGTTATCTGGAAACTCAATTATCGGCTTTTATCTGGTCACCGATGACTGCAGCGACAATCGCAGATCGCTATAAAAGGTTATTGACGGGGTTTGCCGAGAGGACGGGCGACGTCAATAAAGTCTTTACGCAGGCCGGAGATTTTTCCATGCGTGGTATGGGGTCTCCTGAAACGGCTTATCGTACGGCTGGGGGACATCTGTTGAGCTTCGGTGTCTCTGCTACATTGTCTGTTCGGGAGTATCTGAAATCCTACTATCATGCAAAAAGTGATGTAATGATGTACACCCCATCGACGGAGCACAGTGTAATGTGTTCGTACGGAGAGGACGAGGTAGAAGCATTTCGACATTTAATCACAACGGTGTATCCAAGTGGAAATATCTCCATCGTATCGGATACCTACGACCTCTGGAATGTAGTTGACAACGTATTGCCGCAATTGAAAGATCTTATTATGGCTAGGGAGGGGAAGGTTGTTATTCGTCCCGATAGTGGCGATCCTGTGAAGATTATCTGTGGCGATGCTGCATCTGATCGCAGTACTGTGCAGAAAGGTATCGTCGAACGTTTGTTTGAACTTTTTGGTGGTACGACCAACAGCAAAGGCTTTAAGGAGCTGGATCCCCATATTGGCGTAGTGTACGGTGATTCCATTACAGTCGATCGAGCGGATAAGATCTGTCAAGGTTTGCTGGATAAGGGTTTTGCCTCGACGAATACCATATTGGGCATAGGTTCGTATACCTATCAGTATGTGACACGGGATACCTTTGGCTTTGCGTTAAAAGGAACGGCCGAGATTGTCAATGGTGAGTTTAAAGCGATACAGAAACGTCCCGCCACAGATACTGGCAACTTTAAAAAATCGCAAAAGGGCATGGTCGCAGTAGTCTTTGAAAAAGACGATTTTCGTTTGATAGACGATCTTACACCGCAAACGGTCGCCGATCTGGGTGAACGAAATCTGCTGGAAACATGTTATCTGAATGGCGAATTTGTACGCACAACGCGTTTTGAAGAAATAAGGAATAGATTAAGAACTGAAACAATTCGAGTATATGGAAAATAG